A segment of the Prochlorococcus marinus CUG1416 genome:
ACTAATCCGAATAAGTTAATGCCTAATTAAACCTTCTTCTCAATTTTCTTTTGACAGGAATTGTGCTATATGCATGAGTACCAATAGATGGGGGTAATTCATTCTTGAGAGGATGCATAAAAGCATTTGCCATACTCTCTAAAATTTTTGAAAGCCAACTAATTACTGATTTCATTTGAAAATCTAAAAGTGTACTTTTTTATCATCTAACTAAATTACTGCAAAGTAAATCAGTCTTTATGCTGATTTTTTTTGAAAGCATCCTTTATAAAGAATTAAGATTAAATACTCAGAATTCTTGTTTTTTATTCTTTTAATAGAAAATTATTACTAACTTTCTTAAGTTAAATCACTTGAAATATTAATTTAGTAAATAATACTTATTTTTTCTAATTCACTTAATAAATTAAATTATGAGCCACAATTTCGTGCTATATCTCTATTCCAATTAAATCTAACAAATTCATGAATGATTCATTTGTTTCTAATAACCAAAATACAGAAATAGATTCTATTAATTCATATTTTGAATGTATTACTGAATGCAGTATTGTGGATGGTCATCAAGAATGTATTACTCGTTGTTTAGAAATTCATTTAAAGGGAGGGAATCAAAATGAATAAAAAAATTTCCCCACAAAGGAAAACAACTTTAAAGTGGAACTCCAATGGAGAGCTTTCAGAAATTGATATGTTAAGAATTTTAGAGAAAATATCATCCAGTGATCTTAATCAATGTGAATTGACATGCGATTCAGATCAAATTTAAAAATTATTAATACTAGAACTTTATTAAATTAATAAATTATTAATTAAGCAAATAAATTAAAAACGAATATCTAAATAAAATTATTTTGAATAATTAATTTTTAGAAGTACTGCCTTTTTTTAAGAATGTTTTACTAATTTCTTTTTTTGTTATTTCAATCGGCTTGACTTTACCTAAATCGCCATGAGTTGGACAATAATAAGTCATTAGCATCCATTTTTTTTCTTCATCCATTAGCAATAAACCCTCCAATTAAGAAAACTACATGGATAATTTATTAGGATGAATTATGAGGAAATTGATCTTTTTTAATCTTTTTTTCTTTTTTGCTTAATAATTTGCATATATTTCGAAGCGATTCTCACTAAATAGATATAAATACGCATGACTTTAAAAAAAAATCCTGCTATGTATTAATAAATTCTAAAATTTTTTTATGTCATTAGAATCTATATTAATGGTAGTAGCTCCGATCTGTCTTTTTACTGTAGGAGTAATTGTTTTACCTATTTTAGTAAAACCCCGTAAACAATCAGTTCTCCCAAAGAGGTATATACGCGGTCTTTAAATTAAGCATGCTTTAAATAAGAACAAAGACAGGCTTTGTAAAAAACTAATTGAATAGATAAATCAAGAGATTCCACAAAAAAATAAAATCAAAAATTTTCTACTCAAATTGATTTATGTGAAGACAAAATTTTAGTTTTTATAAATTCTATTGAGAAATAAAAATGATACATTATTTTCATAATTAAGAGGCTGTGTTGGATAATAGAATATGTAAATTGATTTTTATTTAACTAAATTCTTACCTAACAAAAATTTGAGTAATATAAAATTTTCAGGTCTTAAAGGCCAAGCGCTTGTAATAGATAATAAAGATATTCCAAGCATAAAAGAATTTAAGGATGTTATCCCAGATCACTATTTTAAGTGCAATACGAAAACTTCTTCGAGGTATCTTTTACAATCAGCTTTAATTCAATTACTAGTAGTAGGCATAGGGTTATCTATTCCATTTAGTCCCAATATGATCCCAATTTGGATCATTTACTCATTACTTTCAGGTACCACTGCGATGGGATTCTGGGTAATTGCCCATGAATGTGGACATGGAGCATTTTCTGAAAACAAAACTTTGGAAACTATAACTGGATATTTACTACATTCATTACTACTAGTTCCTTATTTCTCTTGGCAGCGTTCTCATGCAGTTCATCATCGATTCACAAATAATGTAACCAATGGAGAAACTCACGTTCCTTTAGTCATTGAGGGAAATGGAGTTACAGAAAAGGTTGGAGGAGAAAAAGAATTACATTTTTCAAATTCCATAGGTAAGAAAAATTACGGAATTCTTCAACTTGTTTTACATCTGATATTTGGCTGGCCTGCTTATTTACTAACAGGTAGTACAGGAGGTATAAAATATGGGACTTCAAATCATTTTTGGCCAATCAAACCATTTTCCAAAGCATTATGGCCATCAATATGGACTAAGAAAGTTTGGATATCAGATATTGGTGTAGCTTTAACGTTATTGGGTATTTTTTTCTTTGTTTTTAAGTATGGATTATTTCCAGTAATTGCAATGTATATTGGTCCTTTATTAGTAGTTAATAGTTGGTTAGTAGTTTATACATGGCTTCATCATACAGATTCAGATGTACCGCATCTTTCAAATACAGAATTTTCATTTATGAGAGGAGCCTTTCTATCTATTGACAGGCCTTACGGTAAAATCCTTAATTTTCTGCATCATAATATAGGTTCGAGCCATGTAGTTCATCATGTATGTCCAACCATTCCTCATTATCATGCTAAAAAGGCTACCGTCTTGATTAAAAAAGCCTTTAAAAAGGCATATCTTTTTAATCCTGATCCTATACCCAAAGCACTTTGGAATATCGCCTGCAATTGTGTTGCAGTTAAGTCAGACATTAAAGAAGGAAGATATATCTGGGAAACTTCATATAATAAAAAGAGTATTTAAAAATAATAAATATAAATTTTTTATCACATTAATTTACGCAAATCTGAAAAGAATATAAAAGAATTAGCGATATCGTAATTTTCATCTTAAAAAAGATAATTGAATTTTCTAGGATATTTATGAGTGGTGACAACTTGCATGGCAAACAGCCTATTAAATTTTATTCAGAAAAAATAACACTTACAAAAGTGGAATTATTAGAAAGACAGTTGAGTTTAGGAGAGAAAGCTGCAGATTTAGATGAAAAGCATAAAGAGTGGAGCAGAAAGCTCTCAGGATGATCATTTATTAAAATACTCTTTCATAATTTATTGATATTTTAATTTCATTTAACACGAAAATTTTATATAAATTTTTGAAAAATTATTTTCTGGCATACTCACGATATCTTCTTGAAACAAACCATTTTTTAGCTTCCTCAGGAACTCCTAGATATTTCTAATACACCAAAGATCATTTTGCATTGTTAATGAAAAATCAACAAAATAATTACTTTGACTTTTATACTTCTTACCAATTTTAAATAGCCCATACAATATCACAAAATCCCTTCCTAATTAATTTTCCTGCCCCCTTACTATGGAACATTTCCATTAAGCTACATTAATCTGATTTATGGGAATCATACCTTTCAAAGCATGAGTTAACTCCACTATAATTTTCCAACGAATATTGTCTAAATCAAGCTCAAGAGGTTGGGGCATTTTCTTATTTAAGTCTTCAGACTCAATCAAAAAAATTATACTTTTTCTATGCTGCAAATCGGGATCACTTTTTTGCTAACTTATTTTAGGAAAGCGTTTTTGAAAACCTACTCCATTCTCACCACTGCCACTTCCAATTTAAAATATTAAAACATCTTTTTTATGATTCTGGATAGTACATCTCCAATGAAGTCTATATTTCCTTTAGTAATCTAAAAAAGTCTATTTTCCAAAATTAAGAAAATTGGAAAATGCATTAAAAATAAGTATTCTGAGATCCTGGATTATTTAACTTTTCTCAATTTCGGTGTCTTAAAAAACATTATTTTAAAGCTGAAGAATAATATTGAAATTGTAAGAGCAGGCAAGAGATAGAGTATTAAATCAGAGCTTATTAGAGAAGGAATTTTTGCAAAAATAAAATGCATGTAATAGGTTGTGAATGACATTAATTTATATATATCTAATTTATTAATAGCAATTATTTGAATTCTAAAAACTAATTTTTCTTAAAACTAAAAATTCTAATTAAAAAGAGTCAGCCTGTATCCCTACTAGCTAACTCTTCAATATATATTAATTTAAATTACCTCTTTATAAGGATTTACTCCTAAGAAGTAAAGGCTTCCAGCTTATATATACTCTTTCAAATTTATAAGTATCGGAGCGAAAAGCTAAATTACTATCAGAGTATAATCTGATACAGATTTGTCGCATATATTGAATTCATGGAGCATAATAGACAAAATAACATTAGTTTCTTTACATAAATCAACAAATATGTTATATTTGTTTACAAATATAATTAAAAAAATGACTCCAGAAGCAGAACGTTTTAATGGTTGGGCAGCAATGCTAGGATTTGTTGCGGCAGTTGGTGCATATGTAACAACTGGCCAGATTATTCCAGGGAGGTTCTAATGAAAAACACTGAACCCAAAATTATAGAAAAAGAAAAAATAGTAGCTGAGAAGCTTAATGGAAGGTTCGCAATGCTTGGTTTCATCGCACTTGTTGGAGCGTACCTATCAACAGGCCAAATAATCCCAGGTTTTATCTAGAGAAACACTTAAAATTTATTAAACATCAAATTTAAATTTGGTTTTTTGGGTTTATGAAAGTTTTATTTTTATAATGGATATTAGATTTTTTGAATTTTTGTAGATTTGAATATTCTTATATAAAGAAAATATATAAAAGAGAATCAGTATAAAACTCTACCTTAATAATAAAAATAGAATTAGATTTGTTTTAGTAATTGAAGTTAAAATCACATTGTTAACATAACATTAGAATTACTATTTTGGCTAACTTTAATAGTTTACATTTGCGCAATACTAACACAACCTAAAAAAGGTTTTAAAAAACAATATTAAAAAAATCTCCCTGACGAAAAAGTTTAGGAAAGTACAGAATTATTAAATTAAAATAAAAAAAGACTAAAAACAAAAAACATTAAATTCATACTTTTTCTTCTGTAATACTTAAATTAATTTAAGAAATGATGCTATTTTAATTATTATAAATCGAGATTTTTATGAGAGTAAAGCTAGAACCTGAGACAGCATTTATTGGCAAAAAATTTGCATATATATTTCTTGGAATAATATTTATTCTTAATGCAATAACGTTTATTTGGTTTTTTTTATTCTCAAAATTTAATTAAATCGATTTTTTAATATATTAAGTAGGAAGTAAATCGATTTAAAATTTATTTTTTGAATTTATTAGTTATTAAATTATTTAGAATATTTCTTAAAAATCAAAAAGATATGAAGTTAATAAAAATATTTTTAAAAAATTCCTGGAATAATCTGTCCAGTTGTTATATAAGCACCTAGTAGTGCAATGAAACCAACCATAGCCCATCTACCATTAACTTTTTCAGCATTTTGAGGGTAATCGACGTAAGATACAGATTCATCAATATAAGGTCTAGTTTCGGATGGAAACATATTTTGTCTTCCTCCTGATTCTGTTGTAACTCCTGAATTTGACATTAATAAGAATAAAATTATTAACAAATGTAACATAAATATTAACTTATGTAAACCAAAGGCGGCGAAGATTTGGCGTCAAGGAATTATGAGTAGATATCTGTATGTTGGTTAAAAAATTTTGTTGCTTGAGAACTTTTTAATTAAATTATTTTTTAATTTAATTTATAAATAAATTACTAAAAATAAGCATTTATACTCACGATAAGTAATTTTACTCAGTAAGATATTATTAGCATTTAGGAAGTGCTTAGCTGGTTAACAACAGAAAATCTGAATTTAACTAGGTCGTCATGAGCTTGCCGGTGGGATACTTGCAAGCTTTTTTAAATTTTAAAATCAAGCAAAAAATATAACTAATTATACGATCTTTTTCCTATTAAATAAAAAGCCTTAAAGGAAGAGTATTAACATACTGTCAAAATTTTATTTTATTGCTAAAAAAATAATAGGCTTAATAAAACTTATGTCTTTAGATTTTATTCTCATTCCTTCTTGTATTTTAATTATACTTTTTCTTTTAAATAGAGAAAATAGAATCTACAAAGGGAATCAAAAAGCTAAGTAATTTAATAATCTCACAAGAGAATATAAAGACAAGCTATATCAACTTAATTGTTTATCTATTCAGAATAAATCTTAAAAAAAATTGACTAGTTTAAAATTAGATATCTATTTAAGATAGTTTACAAGAGAAATTTATCTAAAGTTTTCTTAAAGTTAATTTGCTCCAATATGATCGTGAATTACTAATTTGCTCTAATTTCTTTTGGCAATGAATGCACTTACAATCTATCAAAATTGTTTTAGTAGTCATTAACTTGCTGTTGTATTTTTCAAATAAACAAATATTTTTTAATTCTGCAAGTCTTTTAATAATTTTAGTATAACTTTAAAAAGTACATTAATTTAAAAGGAACTAATTTTCATACAGAAGCCTTTTTTAATAAATAAATTCCAATTGATAATGATATAAAAACTGGAAGCCAAGCTGATAAAAAAGGGGTAAAAGTCCCTTTTACTCCAAGTGAGCTAGAGACAAAAGATAAAATATAATAGAAAAGTATTAGTATAACGCTCAAACCAAACCCCTGACTCTTTGAGGATCTCAAATTAGGTTTAGAACCTAAACTACTACCTATCAAACCAAAGACTAAACAAGCACAAGGTAGAGTAAATTTTTCATGTATTCTGACTGACATTTTCCTAGCTTCTTTTACATCTCCAATTTCTTTATATATTTTTCTAGCTTCAAAAGCTTGACTCAAAGTCATCTCATTTGCATCATCTGGTATTTTTGAAACTTTTAAAGGACCATCTCCCAACGGGTAAAAATACTTCTCGAAACCTATGCTTGTTGTATTACCCCCTTTATCTAAGGTAATCATTCTTCCATTTCTAAATATCCATTCTGATTTATTACTATCAAATATTCCCTCATCTGCAGAAATAATTTGCTTATAACCTATTTTTGAGAAATCTATTATAGTTACATTTTTCATTACATTATTTTCAACCTCTCTTGCAAAAAATATTTTATTTCTAAAGGTTTTCCTCTTGGTCGATACATTTGTTTCTGGGTCGGTAAAAGACCCGTAACCTTTAAAAAATATATCAGTACCTTTTTCTATAGACACTGATTTACTTAAACCTCCTCTAAGCAATACCTCAGAATATTTATTGGATAATGGAACTAAACTATTATTAAAATAAAAGGTTAATCCTGTCATAAATATTGAAAGGACTAAAGCTGGAATAATAATTCTCGTATTTTTAATACCCAAACTTCTTAATGCCAATATTTCAGAATTAGATGACAATTTACTATATGCTAATAAAGTTGACAAAAGAACTGACATTGGGAAAGAAAGTACCAAAAATGAAGGTAATTTCAAAAACATTATTTGCAAAGCAAGTTGGAATGGTAAACCATATTCCACAACCTTCCGTATTAAATCAATCATCACACCTACAGAAAGAGATACAACTGTAAAAGCTGAAATTGCAAATATTAAAGGAGGCAGAATTTGTCCCAATAACCACCTATCAATTATTGGAATATTCCTAAAAATTGTTGGAAAGATTTTAAAAATATATTTAGAAATCATCTTGATAAATGTAGTTTATAACGATATTCATAGAAAAGATAATTTTTTATTTAAATAAATTATTAATATCTATTAATTTAGTATGAAAAGATTAACAACACAATTTTTAATCCAAAAATTAACTAACTTAAAACCCTCTCTTGATAATTTTTTTATTATTTTAATATTATTGGGAATTCCTCTGAATTTATACAAAAATAGGTTTTACGATAGTTCTTGGACTGTTGGAGAATGGCTTATATCTTATGCTGGAGGATTTGTCAGGAGAGGTTTACCTGGACAAATTATTCATCATATTTCAAATGAATATCTTATTTCTCCAATATTACTAGTTTGGATATTTAGCGTTTTAGCTTTCATATCTTTGGCTATTCTTTTACTTCATTTCTGCAAGGATTTATTCGATAAATCTTTTTTATTGTCTCAAGTAATACTTTTGGCTCCGATATCTGAAAACTATTTAATTAGAAAAGATACTCTTTTAGTTTTACTTTATGGACTATCATTGCTAGTAATTAAAAAATTTAATCAAGAAAAAATAAGTAAATTTTCTTGCATTTTATTTGTAAATTTATTTTCAATTATTGGAATTTTATCCCATGAGGCATATGGCATTTGGGGATTACCAAGTTTAATAGTTATTTTTTATTTACTAAATAGAGGTATTAAAAAAGGAATTTTTCGATCCATTTTATTTGCTCTATTTTACTTAATCCCTTCAATAATATCCTTTGCTTTTTGTTGGATTTTCAAAGGGGACGTCCAACAAGCTCTACTTATTCATGAAAGCTGGCAAAATCTAAAAGATATTCTTCCTTCAATATGGACTTTAAATGAAAGCAAGCCTTATGGAGCTATAGCAGCAATAGGATGGGGAACATCTCAAATTTATACAAGCAGTTTATTTTCACAATTTAATTTATTTATTTTTTGGCATCCAGGTATGTGGCTATTAACTATGTATATAGTTTTGCGACTTTTTATAGGCAAAAAACATGATCCTTTTAAATCAGCTAAGAGATCAATAGTTTGTCTACAACTTATTGCTTTTTTACCTTTATTTTTATTTGTAGATATAGGAAGATGGATTTACATGTGGCTATCATCTTCTGCTTTATTATTTGCTTTTTTAATAAAAGTTTTTGGTATTAAAAAGATTCTATTTCATACGGATGGCTTTAAAGGAGCAAGATTTTTAAAAAAAATAATACCTACATTCGCCTCAAACAAAACTTACAACATATTTTTATTGTCAATTGGTTTACCACATTGTTGTTGGTCGATTGGGAGATATATCGTTTCAAATCCTATAGGCTTTGGAATAAAGAATATTATTTTCTATTTTAAATTTTTATTCGCTTAATTGTTCCAAACTACTTTTGAAGAAGCAGCATAATTCCATATAAAGACAACAAAAATTCCTACAAACTGGGAAAGAAGTGTATTAGTTGAAAATTGAGTATAAAAAAGATTAGTAACTCCAACATTTGCAATTATGGGTAGTGAAGAAACCAAAAGGAACTTAACCAAACCAACATAGAATTTCTTTCCTAACAATTTATTAGATCTAAAAGTAAGAATATTATTTATTATGAAATTTGAACTAGCCGCAATAATAACTCCTACTGGTAAAACTGTTTCAAAATTAAATTTTGTTATTGCTAGTAAAAAATAAATAGTCAAAAGTTGAATAAAAACTCCTGTTGAACCCACTAAGGCAAAACTTACGGCTTTTCTAGGAATTATTCTTCCACTAAAAGAATGGATAAGTGAAATTAAAAAATCCCAAACTACGGGTAAGTCAAGCTTTGAATTACCATGCATTCTCTCTTTAAAAATAAAAGGTATTTCAAAAACTTTAAATTTACCTCTACTTATAGAGAGTAACTCATAGAAAAACTTAAAACCTTGAACATCTATTTTCTCTATGATTTCAATACAAACATTTCTTTTAAATACAAAAAATCCACTCATATAGTCTGTTAAATAATTATAGGATCCATATAAACTCATACGAGCCAAACTATTAGCTATCGAAGAACTACTTTTCCTTTTATGAGTCAAACCTTTAATTATCGCCCCCTCAGCAAATCTACTAACTAAAACAATATCAACTTTTTTAAGTTCTATTTTTTCCAAAGCCAATTCTATATACGAAGGATCATGCTGTCCATCAGCATCCATAACAGCAATAATGTCACCAGTTGCGCATAGACAACCTTCTTTAATAGCACTAGATAAACCAGATCTTCCTAATCTGCTAATTAAACGGACACGTCTATCTGCTTTAGCGTATTCTCTAACAAGTTTTGCTGTCCCATCACATGAATTATCGTCAACAACAATTATTTCTACTTCATAAACAACATCCAACTTTAATAATTGGTTTATTATCTTATAAATATTACTTTTTTCATTAAAAGTTGGAATAACTATAGAAATTATTCTTTTATTTTCCTTTTTTTTCAAAAGATATAATTTTTTTTTTATGCTACATTACTTTATTTAAATAACATTTAAATATAAACAAAAATAAACTTCACTAAATAGACAATTAAATTTTTATTTATGTAAAAACAAAAAAATTACTAGTTATATAAATTCACTGAATTTTGGATAAATTTATATTATCCCAAAAATGTAAAAATATTCCGGTAGATAATAAAAACTCAAAAATTTCTGTATCATCTCTAATATGTTCAATAGTAGATGCCCAAGAGAGATCATAATATGCAAAAAATAAAGATACTAATAAAAAAAATAAGCTTAGTTTTTTGCTAGGTAAAGATGATAAAAAGGGATATTTTCTCCAGCCGATCCAGCCAAAAAAAATACAAATTGCTTGTAATGCAGGATCAAGAAAATAGTTATGAAAAAAGGGTAGATTATGTAAGTTAGTTTCACCTTGAATACTTAAATCTACGATTGAATTCACGCTAAAGCCTGTTAATCTTTCCCCCCAACTTATTTCTTCTCCAGCTATGAGAAAACATAAAAAACTTAAAATCAACCAAATAAAAGAATTTAAAGATTTCTTTTTTTTAATTCTAAAATAAATGAATACTCCAATTACTGAAGAAACTAAGTATTGAATACATTGTAAAGACTCTAATATCCCATCTTCTTTCTTTAAATAATAAAACCAAGGTAATCCGACTATCTTTTCTCCAAAAGGCAGGATGTAAACAAAGCCATATATGAAAATCAAATAATATATTGGGAATAAGCTTACATTTGAGGATATAGAACCCCAAGGTGTCTTTATTAAATTCATATTTAGTATTAATAATAGACTTTATTCTAAAAATTAATAAATTCAAAGTAAATGCCTTAAACAATTATCAATAATCAATAATCAAAGAAGTTAAAAATCCCGCCTATAAACAAACATAAAATTATGAATTCTAATGTATGTGTATTTTATGGTTTACTATGATTAGATAAAGAATAAAAACATCCTTACATAGGGTGGCTATTAAGCAATTAGTTTAGATTATTTTCCTTGCCAGGGCTGTATTTAATTATGCAGATAATACTTCTTATCCAATATTAAATAAAAATAAATAACATACTATTTATTATCTATTCTTAAATATCCAAACCAATCTGGATAATTGGTTTCTACAACTTTTACATCTTTAGGCATTAGTTCTATTTCCCAATTATTTATATTTTTTATTAACTTACAATCATCAACATCAGAAAATCTTTGCAAACAATCTATATCATCATTATGTTTTTTTTTAAAGCCATTAAGCCATTTTGATTTAGCCAATTTTTTTGCATCTGATGCATTTGAAGCTACCACAAGACCAAATTCATGTTTTTCTTGCATAGATTTTGGATCATATCCACCTAGATTAATGAACCATAATTTTTTAGAATCCTTAGTTTTTTTAATAAGATTAATTTTTGATTTCTTATTTTGCGATTTTTTGAGTTTTATCTTATAACCGTCCACTGAATATATTTTCTTATAACTATCAATATGTAAACCATCAATAGATCCAAACCAACCTTTTCTTAAATCACCAAATGTGTCTTCAATTTTTGAACCAAGAACCCATCTGACGTCATGTAATTCAATATTCGCCTTTGGTAGTCTTCCACCAATTACAACTAGGTAAAGATAGACCTCATTTTTAAACATTAAATAAAAAGATAATTAAAAAGGATTTTTAACATGGATTTATTTAATCTTTAAAATTACTTATTGAAAAGATAATAACTAAATAATAAATTTATTAAAGACTTGCAATGATTTTATAAACTAATTATTAAAAAATTAATTAAACCAACCTTTCTTTTTTGTTTTTATATCTGAAGCTGTTTTCAATTTTGTAGAATCATCTGGCTTACCTTTAATAATCATTAGTGGGACTATTCCACATAAAGCTAAAAATAATATCCAAAATAAGTAAATGTTCATAGTATTAATCTAATCGTTTTAATGATAAGAACGTTTTCTATTAATCTGTGGGTTTCTTTTTAGATTTCTTCTTTGGATGTATAGTAGAGTACATTTTATTTATTTACAAAATTGAATCTATAAGAAATTAATTAAAAAAATAAATTTATAAAATTTTAAAAGTCTCATCAAGAAATTATTTAGTAACATAAAATCTGCACTCGCCAATGCCACTGCTTTGCTTCAGGAGATGAAGAGTGCATTTTTTATTAAAATTAATCTAGGCATATTATTTCAAAAGAGAGTAAATATTCTTATTCAGGAAAAAGAAAGTAAAAATTATAAAATAATCCATCCAACTAACCTTCAAAAGTAATGAAATAATTAAAAATTGAAAAGTGATAAAGTTGAATTAAATAAGGACTTAACAATTAATGAGGATTTAGAAATATAGTTTATAAAATTTACCAACAAAAATAACTTTCTTTTTTTATTTAACTTATCTTTTGAATGTACTTTTTTGTATAAAGAATTTTGTCTTATTTTGCTAAACCCAACTTTATAATCTATGACGAATGGTTTGATGATGATTTTGAAAAAACCAAATTTGAGGTTCAAAATAAAAAAATAAAAAACATTTCTAATATACATGAATTTTTTTATAAGCAATCCAATTACAAAGTTGGGGCATCTGAAAATAATATGAAATTAGATAAAAAATCAAATAAAAAAGAACTAATTATTAAAAATTATCTTGATAATATTTCAGAAAGTTATTCTCCCTCATCTAATAAAACATTTAATCTCTTTAAAAAATTTACCAAAAGCAAACTTAAATTTAATATCACAAAACAACTAATTTATTCTTTATCAATCTTTGGCTTTGTATTAATTTTTGGATTTCTAATGTTTTTTGTATCACAATCTAGAAAAAGTGAACCAAATATAACTAATAAATCATTTAGTCTAGAAAAAGAATTTTAGTTTTCTAAAAGAGATCGTTAACTTCAATTTTTAGATTTTTATATTCTGAATTAATGTCATTTATAAATTCATCGACCTCCTTTTTAATATCTCTATATTCTTTTATTTTTTGTTTACTTTTCTCAAGGAAAATTGATCTAAACGTTCCTGGATTTACCTTCTCAATCCAATATCCTCCCAAACAATAAATTTGATTAGGCACAAAATTTATAATAAATAATTTTTTAGAAGTTTTATATTGATCAATCATCTTGTTAGCTAAAGCTCCTTTAGTTTTTTTCGTACCAAATAAAGTAATATCTTTTGCAAAAGGCTTAAACTTCTTTGATATATTTTTACTTTTTTCTAACGAATTTCTAGAAAGTATTTTTTCAAGAGAATAACAATAATTGAACAAATTAGTATTTTCTTTTTTTGAAGGATAAATAGTT
Coding sequences within it:
- a CDS encoding glycosyltransferase; the encoded protein is MKKKENKRIISIVIPTFNEKSNIYKIINQLLKLDVVYEVEIIVVDDNSCDGTAKLVREYAKADRRVRLISRLGRSGLSSAIKEGCLCATGDIIAVMDADGQHDPSYIELALEKIELKKVDIVLVSRFAEGAIIKGLTHKRKSSSSIANSLARMSLYGSYNYLTDYMSGFFVFKRNVCIEIIEKIDVQGFKFFYELLSISRGKFKVFEIPFIFKERMHGNSKLDLPVVWDFLISLIHSFSGRIIPRKAVSFALVGSTGVFIQLLTIYFLLAITKFNFETVLPVGVIIAASSNFIINNILTFRSNKLLGKKFYVGLVKFLLVSSLPIIANVGVTNLFYTQFSTNTLLSQFVGIFVVFIWNYAASSKVVWNN
- a CDS encoding pectate lyase; protein product: MNLIKTPWGSISSNVSLFPIYYLIFIYGFVYILPFGEKIVGLPWFYYLKKEDGILESLQCIQYLVSSVIGVFIYFRIKKKKSLNSFIWLILSFLCFLIAGEEISWGERLTGFSVNSIVDLSIQGETNLHNLPFFHNYFLDPALQAICIFFGWIGWRKYPFLSSLPSKKLSLFFLLVSLFFAYYDLSWASTIEHIRDDTEIFEFLLSTGIFLHFWDNINLSKIQ
- a CDS encoding high light inducible protein → MTPEAERFNGWAAMLGFVAAVGAYVTTGQIIPGRF
- a CDS encoding high light inducible protein — encoded protein: MSNSGVTTESGGRQNMFPSETRPYIDESVSYVDYPQNAEKVNGRWAMVGFIALLGAYITTGQIIPGIF
- a CDS encoding DUF1543 domain-containing protein; translation: MFKNEVYLYLVVIGGRLPKANIELHDVRWVLGSKIEDTFGDLRKGWFGSIDGLHIDSYKKIYSVDGYKIKLKKSQNKKSKINLIKKTKDSKKLWFINLGGYDPKSMQEKHEFGLVVASNASDAKKLAKSKWLNGFKKKHNDDIDCLQRFSDVDDCKLIKNINNWEIELMPKDVKVVETNYPDWFGYLRIDNK
- a CDS encoding LptF/LptG family permease, yielding MISKYIFKIFPTIFRNIPIIDRWLLGQILPPLIFAISAFTVVSLSVGVMIDLIRKVVEYGLPFQLALQIMFLKLPSFLVLSFPMSVLLSTLLAYSKLSSNSEILALRSLGIKNTRIIIPALVLSIFMTGLTFYFNNSLVPLSNKYSEVLLRGGLSKSVSIEKGTDIFFKGYGSFTDPETNVSTKRKTFRNKIFFAREVENNVMKNVTIIDFSKIGYKQIISADEGIFDSNKSEWIFRNGRMITLDKGGNTTSIGFEKYFYPLGDGPLKVSKIPDDANEMTLSQAFEARKIYKEIGDVKEARKMSVRIHEKFTLPCACLVFGLIGSSLGSKPNLRSSKSQGFGLSVILILFYYILSFVSSSLGVKGTFTPFLSAWLPVFISLSIGIYLLKKASV
- a CDS encoding carbon storage regulator CsrA; translated protein: MFNKLLLTFFLLFSTLITIYPSKKENTNLFNYCYSLEKILSRNSLEKSKNISKKFKPFAKDITLFGTKKTKGALANKMIDQYKTSKKLFIINFVPNQIYCLGGYWIEKVNPGTFRSIFLEKSKQKIKEYRDIKKEVDEFINDINSEYKNLKIEVNDLF
- a CDS encoding high light inducible protein, with the translated sequence MKNTEPKIIEKEKIVAEKLNGRFAMLGFIALVGAYLSTGQIIPGFI
- a CDS encoding fatty acid desaturase, with product MSNIKFSGLKGQALVIDNKDIPSIKEFKDVIPDHYFKCNTKTSSRYLLQSALIQLLVVGIGLSIPFSPNMIPIWIIYSLLSGTTAMGFWVIAHECGHGAFSENKTLETITGYLLHSLLLVPYFSWQRSHAVHHRFTNNVTNGETHVPLVIEGNGVTEKVGGEKELHFSNSIGKKNYGILQLVLHLIFGWPAYLLTGSTGGIKYGTSNHFWPIKPFSKALWPSIWTKKVWISDIGVALTLLGIFFFVFKYGLFPVIAMYIGPLLVVNSWLVVYTWLHHTDSDVPHLSNTEFSFMRGAFLSIDRPYGKILNFLHHNIGSSHVVHHVCPTIPHYHAKKATVLIKKAFKKAYLFNPDPIPKALWNIACNCVAVKSDIKEGRYIWETSYNKKSI